A part of Helicobacter fennelliae genomic DNA contains:
- the fliN gene encoding flagellar motor switch protein FliN: protein MADNENPILDKQKAHTAHEIELATYLEDMMKNYGGLLDMGVIFTAELGSTKIPLIEILKFEKGSIIDLQKPAGESIDVFVNDRIIGKGEVMVYERSLAIRLNEILDSNAIVYCIARTNSYD from the coding sequence ATGGCTGACAACGAAAATCCTATCCTTGATAAGCAAAAAGCTCACACAGCACATGAAATTGAGCTAGCGACATATCTTGAAGATATGATGAAAAATTATGGTGGATTGCTTGATATGGGCGTTATTTTTACAGCAGAGCTTGGCTCTACAAAGATTCCGCTTATTGAGATACTCAAATTTGAAAAAGGCTCGATTATTGATTTGCAAAAGCCCGCGGGCGAAAGCATTGATGTGTTTGTCAATGACAGAATTATAGGCAAAGGCGAGGTTATGGTTTATGAGCGATCACTTGCGATTCGGCTTAATGAAATTTTAGATTCTAATGCTATTGTGTATTGCATCGCTCGGACAAATTCATATGACTAG
- a CDS encoding chemotaxis protein CheX: MDIIKESFFKVIKDSIGLNPQDSIIPVKRGYLVSIEMIGEKIVYLVFNKSFLRIMCKYFLSDENPTEPALEDMAKELSNLTVGHAKVIAQQKNKTFNISTPNFLGIKNITDYDEGIHFRLQSKGHCSIFMRNYKA, encoded by the coding sequence ATGGACATCATCAAAGAGAGTTTTTTTAAAGTGATTAAAGACTCCATAGGGCTAAATCCGCAAGATTCTATTATCCCGGTGAAGAGAGGATATTTGGTTTCTATTGAAATGATTGGTGAAAAAATCGTGTATTTAGTGTTTAATAAAAGTTTTCTAAGAATTATGTGTAAATATTTCTTATCTGATGAAAACCCCACAGAACCAGCACTTGAAGATATGGCAAAAGAGCTCTCAAACCTCACGGTCGGACATGCAAAAGTCATCGCCCAGCAAAAAAACAAAACTTTCAATATCTCTACGCCTAATTTTTTGGGTATCAAAAACATCACTGATTATGATGAGGGAATCCACTTTAGGCTACAAAGCAAAGGGCATTGTAGTATTTTTATGAGAAACTATAAGGCATAA
- a CDS encoding UDP-N-acetylmuramate dehydrogenase translates to MLSKTIDFATYSSLKIGGKNEVMILQTHDFSAQNLDLTLDSIHSFSIIGHAYNLLVSPKASNLVMLDKTFDYIYDCEDCIEIGAMTPSGKIYRFFKENDLFGLEFLKALPGSAGGLTKMNTGMKQYEIKDIMLSACVNGKWRDDIKLSYRNSNIQGIISAIRVRKIKGFRHHLIAEFNAMRRTHPKLPSCGSCFKNPPNHYAGKLLEEAGLRGFVYGNVALSQEHANFLVNLGDGSFDEAVELIALAQQKVFTLFGIWLEPEVKIIKEKI, encoded by the coding sequence ATGCTCTCTAAAACGATTGATTTTGCTACATATTCCTCACTCAAAATCGGAGGAAAAAACGAAGTGATGATCCTTCAAACACACGATTTTAGCGCGCAGAATCTAGATTTGACATTAGATTCTATACATTCATTTAGCATTATCGGACATGCTTATAATCTCCTTGTCTCACCAAAAGCTAGCAATCTTGTAATGCTAGATAAAACATTTGATTATATATATGATTGTGAGGACTGCATTGAGATTGGTGCGATGACTCCAAGTGGCAAAATATATCGATTTTTTAAAGAAAATGATTTGTTTGGATTAGAGTTTTTAAAAGCCCTTCCCGGAAGTGCTGGCGGGCTTACCAAAATGAATACCGGTATGAAGCAATATGAAATCAAAGACATTATGCTAAGTGCGTGTGTCAATGGAAAATGGAGAGATGATATAAAGCTTAGCTATCGCAATAGCAATATACAAGGAATCATTAGCGCGATACGCGTGCGCAAAATCAAAGGCTTCCGCCACCATCTCATCGCAGAATTTAATGCTATGCGTCGCACCCACCCAAAGCTTCCGAGCTGTGGAAGTTGCTTCAAAAACCCGCCAAATCATTATGCTGGAAAATTGCTTGAAGAAGCTGGATTAAGAGGGTTTGTGTATGGTAATGTCGCTTTAAGCCAAGAGCATGCAAACTTCTTAGTCAATCTTGGTGATGGAAGCTTTGATGAAGCAGTGGAGCTTATCGCTTTGGCTCAGCAAAAAGTTTTCACGCTTTTTGGGATTTGGTTAGAGCCTGAAGTAAAGATTATCAAAGAAAAAATATGA
- the fliQ gene encoding flagellar biosynthesis protein FliQ, which yields MEGQLMALAIESYKITLLISLPILATGLVIGLLISIFQATTQINEMTLSFVPKILGVIAVVIFTMPWMLNMLIDYTTNLIALIPKFID from the coding sequence ATGGAAGGTCAGCTTATGGCACTTGCTATCGAATCATACAAAATCACCCTTCTTATATCGCTTCCGATTTTGGCGACAGGGCTTGTGATCGGGCTTTTGATTAGTATTTTTCAAGCCACCACCCAAATCAATGAAATGACACTCTCATTTGTGCCTAAGATTCTAGGCGTTATTGCTGTGGTTATCTTTACAATGCCTTGGATGCTTAATATGCTTATCGATTACACGACAAATCTTATCGCACTCATTCCAAAATTCATCGACTAA
- the pyrC gene encoding dihydroorotase, producing MQITLTNPLDMHIHFRDHAMLEVVAPYTTKSFVAGVVMPNLNPPITSVALAKSYMRRIQSIDDCFFPICPLYFHEDLSFAELQQCVDSGLRILKLYPKGATTGSEKGVSQILSKKTLEICSIAQDLGMILSIHGESNGFMLDREYEFGEIFASLAHAFPHLKIIIEHMSDHRSIPLLREFKNIYATLTLHHITLDLDSVVGGKLEPHHFCKPTLKTPTDKQKLLELALSADPKVSFGSDSAPHTLESKRNGAAGIFSAPCLLEQLTELFETHNALSNLQAFVSDNAMRNYCLSQWLPPLRQKQITLTKSPQTIPESIDSKDSKEDVIIPFHAGKTIKWSIKQICEV from the coding sequence ATGCAAATCACACTCACAAATCCGCTTGATATGCATATCCATTTTCGAGATCATGCAATGCTTGAAGTTGTAGCACCATACACGACAAAAAGCTTTGTAGCTGGCGTGGTTATGCCAAATCTCAATCCGCCAATCACTTCAGTAGCTTTGGCAAAATCCTATATGCGTCGCATTCAAAGCATAGATGATTGCTTTTTTCCGATTTGTCCTTTGTATTTTCATGAAGATCTTAGCTTTGCAGAGCTTCAGCAATGCGTAGATTCTGGATTGAGAATCCTCAAGCTCTACCCAAAAGGCGCGACAACAGGAAGTGAAAAAGGTGTAAGCCAAATCCTCTCCAAAAAAACCCTAGAAATCTGCTCTATCGCGCAAGATTTAGGAATGATCCTCTCCATACATGGCGAGAGCAATGGCTTTATGCTTGATCGCGAGTATGAATTTGGAGAGATATTTGCCTCTTTAGCGCATGCTTTTCCACATCTCAAAATCATCATCGAGCATATGAGCGATCATCGCTCAATCCCGCTTTTGAGAGAATTTAAAAATATCTACGCCACGCTCACACTTCATCACATCACGCTTGATCTTGATAGTGTCGTAGGGGGCAAGCTTGAGCCTCATCATTTCTGCAAGCCAACCCTAAAAACCCCAACAGACAAACAAAAACTCCTTGAGCTAGCACTAAGTGCTGATCCAAAAGTAAGCTTTGGGTCGGATTCTGCGCCACACACACTAGAATCTAAACGCAATGGAGCTGCAGGAATCTTTAGCGCGCCTTGCTTGCTTGAGCAGCTTACAGAACTCTTTGAGACGCATAATGCACTTTCAAATCTCCAAGCCTTTGTAAGCGATAATGCCATGCGTAATTACTGCCTTTCACAATGGCTTCCACCGCTTCGACAAAAGCAAATCACCCTCACCAAATCTCCCCAAACAATCCCAGAATCTATCGATAGTAAAGATAGTAAAGAAGACGTAATTATTCCATTTCATGCAGGCAAAACTATCAAATGGAGCATAAAGCAAATTTGCGAAGTGTAA
- a CDS encoding RDD family protein: protein MKHTKNTRWRKIKQAKSSSLHSASPRSASQDSRQTLQRICAQIHLTQRLKAFLTDLFMIYTPILYITTYVILDGAQSFRDNQVAIFLCFLVYGILYATFIALFTQTPGLKYVNLALIQTNGKKVGFIRAFVRFVIWAIGACFLVGLISPLFMPKHRFLHDVLTGTTLQHC, encoded by the coding sequence ATGAAGCACACAAAAAACACGCGCTGGAGGAAAATCAAACAAGCCAAATCCTCATCTCTTCATTCTGCATCTCCTCGATCCGCTAGTCAAGATTCTAGGCAGACATTACAACGCATTTGCGCTCAAATCCATCTCACCCAAAGGCTTAAGGCATTTTTGACTGATTTGTTTATGATCTATACGCCTATACTCTACATCACCACTTATGTGATTTTAGATGGAGCGCAAAGCTTCAGAGACAATCAAGTTGCTATTTTTTTATGCTTTCTTGTATATGGAATCTTGTATGCGACTTTTATCGCACTTTTTACGCAAACGCCAGGACTCAAATATGTCAATCTCGCGCTCATTCAGACAAATGGCAAAAAAGTTGGATTTATCAGGGCATTTGTGAGGTTTGTTATATGGGCGATTGGCGCATGCTTTTTGGTAGGACTCATAAGCCCACTTTTTATGCCAAAGCATAGATTTTTGCATGATGTGCTAACAGGCACGACTTTGCAACACTGCTAG
- a CDS encoding energy transducer TonB — protein MSAYLKRDTYSNKRFLLSLLLSLILHSIVFFGLYFLYDYIKHKTPKLHKINAENLLVLKRGRSLDPSANTPGAKKPSLAKPNTSQTIPTPPLATQSQPKENPPTKPTPQSSGKTPLPSQSLPNTSQNTQIDHKNLKFFTPNNQQYAQAQNIQKDKGMDPQTIRDIDELYGDEWGDLGDAQKDFVASNLREIARITQSYLEYPQTAGYLRQSGENAIEFYLLPNGDIEDLKLIKNSGFVLLDKNSLKTIEIAFKDYPRPHQKTLIRFHITYRLIYR, from the coding sequence ATGAGCGCATATCTAAAGAGAGATACATACTCAAACAAACGTTTTTTGCTCTCTCTTCTTCTTTCGCTTATTTTGCATAGTATCGTGTTTTTTGGGCTGTATTTTTTGTATGACTACATCAAGCACAAAACCCCAAAACTCCACAAAATCAATGCAGAGAATCTGCTTGTCCTCAAAAGAGGACGAAGTCTTGATCCATCTGCTAACACACCCGGAGCCAAAAAACCCTCTCTTGCCAAGCCAAACACTTCTCAAACCATACCAACCCCACCTCTAGCGACACAATCTCAACCAAAAGAGAATCCACCAACAAAGCCCACTCCACAAAGCAGTGGTAAAACCCCTTTGCCAAGCCAATCTCTTCCAAATACATCGCAAAACACACAAATCGATCATAAAAATCTTAAATTTTTTACACCAAACAATCAGCAATACGCCCAAGCTCAAAATATCCAAAAAGACAAAGGTATGGATCCTCAAACAATCCGCGATATAGATGAACTATATGGCGATGAATGGGGCGATTTGGGTGATGCGCAAAAAGACTTTGTTGCATCAAATCTAAGAGAAATCGCTAGAATCACACAAAGCTACTTAGAATACCCACAAACAGCAGGCTACCTAAGGCAATCTGGCGAGAATGCTATTGAATTTTATCTGCTACCAAATGGCGATATTGAGGATTTGAAGCTTATCAAAAATTCTGGATTTGTCCTGCTTGACAAAAATTCACTCAAAACTATTGAAATCGCTTTTAAGGATTATCCACGACCACATCAAAAAACTTTGATAAGATTTCATATCACATACAGACTCATTTATCGCTAA
- the pyrE gene encoding orotate phosphoribosyltransferase — MTKTLDIQKIYEDSRALLQGHFLLSSGNHSDRYLQSARVLENPKNAEILAKALAEQIKAAKIEVECVCSPALGGILAGYELARALGVRFIFTERVDSEMQLRRGFEVQSNEKILVCEDIITTGGSALESARCVEFLGGVVVAYAGLANRGYCKRVGSNTHKKPECRLPDDIPLFALEDFIFAMYQPNECPMCKQNNSKAIKPGSRGNS; from the coding sequence ATGACAAAGACACTTGATATTCAAAAAATCTATGAAGATTCTAGGGCGTTATTGCAAGGGCATTTTTTGCTTAGTAGTGGCAATCATTCAGACAGATACCTCCAATCCGCGCGCGTGCTTGAGAATCCAAAAAATGCAGAGATTCTCGCCAAAGCACTAGCTGAGCAAATTAAGGCTGCTAAGATTGAGGTTGAGTGTGTTTGCTCCCCTGCATTAGGCGGAATCTTAGCTGGATATGAGCTTGCGCGCGCGCTTGGTGTGCGATTTATATTTACTGAAAGAGTTGATAGCGAAATGCAATTACGAAGGGGATTTGAAGTCCAAAGCAATGAAAAAATCCTTGTATGCGAAGATATTATCACCACCGGCGGTTCAGCACTAGAATCTGCGCGATGTGTAGAGTTTTTGGGTGGCGTTGTGGTCGCGTATGCGGGGCTTGCAAATCGTGGGTATTGCAAAAGAGTTGGCTCAAATACCCACAAAAAGCCTGAATGTCGCTTGCCTGATGATATTCCATTATTTGCGCTGGAGGATTTTATATTTGCAATGTATCAGCCCAATGAATGCCCGATGTGTAAGCAAAACAACTCAAAAGCTATCAAGCCCGGCTCAAGAGGCAATTCATAA
- the frr gene encoding ribosome recycling factor, which yields MTQEILHNTRTHMDKSIESLKRDFSTLRSGKVSVNILDNIRISYYDSPTPLNQVGSVIAQDATTIVITPWEKSLLKDIERAIAEANIGVNPNSDSECVKLFFPPMTQDQRKEIAKETKAMGEKAKVAIRNIRQDSNNHIKKLEKDREITEDISKKAQDDIQKLTDEFVKKIDEMVKNKEDEVMKV from the coding sequence ATGACACAAGAAATCCTACACAATACACGCACACACATGGATAAAAGTATAGAATCTTTGAAGCGAGATTTTAGCACTTTGCGAAGTGGCAAAGTCTCTGTAAATATTCTTGATAATATCCGCATTAGCTATTATGACTCGCCTACCCCGCTTAATCAAGTCGGCTCTGTGATCGCGCAAGATGCTACGACAATAGTCATCACTCCTTGGGAAAAATCTCTACTTAAAGACATAGAAAGAGCGATTGCTGAAGCAAACATCGGGGTAAATCCAAATTCAGACAGCGAATGCGTCAAACTATTTTTTCCGCCTATGACACAAGACCAGCGCAAAGAAATCGCCAAAGAAACAAAAGCCATGGGCGAAAAAGCCAAAGTTGCTATCCGCAATATCAGACAAGATTCTAATAACCACATCAAAAAGCTTGAAAAAGACAGAGAAATCACTGAAGATATAAGCAAAAAAGCTCAAGATGATATCCAAAAACTCACTGATGAATTTGTCAAAAAAATCGATGAAATGGTCAAAAACAAAGAAGATGAAGTGATGAAAGTATGA
- the nth gene encoding endonuclease III — protein MPKHNQKQPQIKQPRVKQQLKANQIKALFLQHYHNAKTELIYHNIYELLVCVILSAQCTDKRVNIVTPALFAKYKSPKELAKADINDVKELIKSVSFFNNKAHNLIKMAQQVVNDFGGEIPTNRDELKTLAGVGQKTANVVLIEYFEANFMAVDTHVFRVSHRLGLSVAKSALETEKDLSALFKDNLSVLHQGFVLFGRYVCKAIKPQCQECFVKDFCITRSNFKPA, from the coding sequence ATGCCCAAACACAATCAAAAGCAGCCACAAATAAAGCAACCACGAGTAAAACAACAGCTTAAAGCAAATCAAATCAAAGCGTTATTTTTGCAACACTATCATAATGCCAAAACTGAGCTCATTTATCACAATATATACGAGCTTCTTGTATGTGTGATACTTTCAGCCCAATGCACCGATAAAAGAGTCAATATCGTAACCCCTGCGCTTTTTGCAAAATACAAAAGCCCAAAAGAACTTGCCAAAGCCGATATAAACGATGTAAAAGAACTCATAAAAAGTGTGTCGTTTTTTAATAACAAAGCGCACAATCTTATTAAAATGGCACAGCAAGTGGTGAATGATTTTGGCGGTGAGATCCCCACAAATCGAGATGAGCTAAAAACTCTAGCAGGTGTTGGGCAAAAAACTGCTAATGTCGTGCTAATTGAATATTTTGAAGCAAATTTTATGGCGGTTGATACACATGTTTTCCGCGTCTCACATAGACTTGGGCTAAGTGTAGCAAAAAGCGCGCTTGAGACAGAAAAAGATCTAAGCGCACTTTTTAAAGACAATCTTTCAGTGCTTCATCAAGGATTTGTTTTGTTTGGACGCTATGTTTGCAAAGCTATCAAGCCTCAATGTCAAGAATGTTTTGTGAAAGATTTTTGCATAACTCGCTCAAATTTTAAACCAGCATAA
- a CDS encoding methyltransferase: MNEILTRFPKTRKPLPSAYQAIYEEHYKSNRNGEGAASGLAQKLESWLHKKVADDTLGLSGHKTLEIGAGTLNQIPYERDLNHYDIIEPFSALYANSPHLKSVHTIYNDIAEIACNGGGDTIDNALDDALLYDRIISCAALEHITDLPKVVAHACLLLKDDGIFSVSIPSQGRLLWTLAYKLTTGIEFRLKYKLNYDVIMNYEHVNTQQEIIEVCEHFFGSVKKSLFGLSNELSIYTHLSCRAPDRAKAREYLAQIAK, encoded by the coding sequence ATGAATGAAATTTTAACACGATTTCCAAAAACGCGAAAACCCCTACCTAGCGCATATCAAGCGATCTATGAGGAGCATTACAAAAGCAATAGAAATGGCGAAGGTGCTGCAAGCGGACTTGCTCAAAAGCTAGAATCTTGGCTGCACAAAAAAGTCGCCGACGACACATTAGGGCTAAGTGGGCATAAAACGCTAGAAATCGGTGCAGGCACGCTAAACCAGATTCCCTACGAGCGCGATTTGAACCATTATGATATCATCGAGCCATTTTCCGCGCTCTATGCAAACTCCCCACACCTCAAATCAGTGCATACTATTTATAACGATATAGCTGAAATAGCTTGTAATGGGGGGGGGGATACAATAGATAATGCGCTAGATGATGCGCTATTATATGATAGAATCATCTCCTGTGCGGCATTAGAGCATATCACTGATTTGCCAAAGGTCGTTGCACACGCCTGTTTGCTATTAAAAGATGATGGAATCTTCTCTGTTTCTATCCCAAGTCAAGGGCGACTTCTTTGGACGCTAGCTTATAAACTCACAACCGGCATTGAATTTAGACTGAAATACAAACTCAATTATGATGTCATTATGAATTACGAGCATGTCAATACACAGCAAGAAATTATCGAGGTGTGCGAGCACTTTTTTGGCTCGGTAAAAAAGTCGCTCTTTGGGCTAAGTAATGAGCTTTCAATCTACACGCACCTTTCATGCAGAGCCCCAGATCGCGCCAAAGCGAGAGAATACCTAGCACAAATCGCAAAATAA
- the ybeY gene encoding rRNA maturation RNase YbeY encodes MLDITNHTNCDIDSTLLEKIAKKLTPKDIELVFVEDTQIQQINAEFLGKDYPTDVLSFPLESFGTNEIPLGSIIINTQKAQEVSQNLGHSLDSEIVLLFIHGLLHLLGFDHERDSGEHRAKEQEIAMAFGLPETLIVRNT; translated from the coding sequence ATGCTAGACATCACAAATCACACAAATTGCGATATAGATTCTACTTTGTTAGAAAAAATCGCCAAAAAACTAACACCAAAAGACATTGAGCTTGTGTTTGTCGAGGATACTCAAATACAGCAAATTAATGCTGAATTTTTGGGGAAGGATTATCCAACTGATGTGCTAAGCTTTCCGCTAGAATCTTTCGGCACAAATGAGATTCCGCTAGGAAGCATTATCATAAACACGCAAAAAGCACAGGAAGTAAGCCAGAATCTAGGGCATAGTTTGGATTCTGAAATCGTGCTGTTGTTTATCCATGGGCTTTTGCATTTGCTAGGATTTGATCATGAGCGCGATAGTGGCGAGCATAGGGCAAAAGAGCAAGAGATTGCTATGGCATTTGGATTGCCAGAAACACTCATCGTGCGTAATACTTAA
- a CDS encoding FeoA family protein, protein MQTPNTKNTALITLDKCKKNHRYTIASIAIPNESLRERFISMGITKGADFTLLYTSLKNLTYSIQINCSQIALRKNEAKLINVVEKLCPNTIKSSHK, encoded by the coding sequence ATGCAAACACCAAACACAAAAAACACAGCACTTATCACACTTGATAAGTGCAAAAAAAATCACCGCTACACAATCGCTTCTATCGCGATACCAAATGAATCATTGCGCGAGCGATTTATATCTATGGGAATCACAAAAGGCGCGGATTTTACACTCCTTTATACATCGCTTAAAAACCTCACCTACTCTATCCAAATTAATTGCTCACAAATCGCACTGCGCAAAAACGAAGCCAAACTCATCAATGTGGTAGAAAAACTATGCCCAAACACAATCAAAAGCAGCCACAAATAA
- a CDS encoding metallophosphoesterase, giving the protein MSFKITLETFLISDTHFGHKAVLKKEPIRKVVTKQCGFKVFDDMSVYNWNQVVGDSDLVLHLGDLYFDDGYKYLPKLNGFKRLVVGNNDIGKFKYVKKMHDWKVCNKISLKIQQKERFHAKLIKKFGSELKNPYINAIIADFGSERIMFSHFPVMNRKKNDRFEHARDILDEIYKILDCSLNIHGHTHSKKTYNRFCINVSCEEIDFTPIRLREIIKIQ; this is encoded by the coding sequence ATGAGCTTTAAAATCACTCTTGAGACATTTTTGATTTCAGATACGCACTTTGGACATAAAGCCGTCCTCAAAAAAGAGCCGATACGAAAAGTCGTCACCAAGCAATGTGGATTTAAAGTCTTTGATGATATGAGTGTATATAATTGGAATCAAGTTGTGGGCGATTCGGATTTGGTGCTTCATTTGGGGGATTTGTATTTTGATGATGGATACAAATACCTACCCAAGCTCAATGGATTTAAGCGACTTGTGGTGGGTAATAATGACATTGGCAAATTTAAATATGTCAAAAAAATGCATGATTGGAAAGTCTGCAACAAAATCTCGCTCAAAATCCAGCAAAAAGAAAGATTCCACGCAAAGCTTATCAAAAAATTTGGATCAGAGCTTAAAAATCCTTATATCAATGCTATCATTGCGGATTTTGGCAGTGAGCGCATAATGTTTAGCCATTTTCCTGTGATGAATCGCAAAAAAAACGATCGCTTCGAGCATGCGCGAGATATTTTAGATGAGATATACAAAATCCTAGATTGCAGTCTCAACATTCACGGACACACACATTCCAAAAAAACTTACAATAGATTCTGCATTAATGTAAGCTGCGAGGAGATAGATTTTACTCCAATTCGCTTAAGAGAGATTATCAAAATCCAATAA
- the secG gene encoding preprotein translocase subunit SecG gives MNTLFVVIEIILAIMIVGVVLLQKSSNMGLGVYSGSNESLFGAKGPAGFLAKATMILGFLFLVNTIFLGYQFNSQQQKSVFDNQTLNESNMLNQSLNPQTPLNTTLKPMQNQNTLQNTQNTTQQNTAPIAKDKK, from the coding sequence ATGAATACGCTTTTTGTTGTTATTGAAATTATTTTGGCAATTATGATTGTAGGGGTTGTGCTTTTGCAAAAATCCTCAAATATGGGGCTTGGCGTATATAGCGGAAGTAATGAGTCGTTATTTGGGGCGAAAGGTCCTGCTGGATTTTTGGCAAAAGCCACAATGATCTTAGGATTTTTATTTCTGGTAAATACAATATTTTTGGGCTATCAGTTTAATTCACAGCAGCAAAAAAGCGTATTTGATAACCAAACACTAAATGAATCAAACATGCTCAATCAATCTCTAAACCCGCAAACACCGCTTAATACAACACTCAAGCCAATGCAAAACCAAAACACACTTCAAAATACACAAAACACCACCCAGCAAAATACAGCTCCAATAGCAAAGGACAAAAAATGA